AGCAGCCGTGGTGTTTGTAGCACCTGATTCAGTAACACCCTGACCAACCACACCGCCTTCACGGCCTTCCAACGTAAGTTTATTTAAACCTCTGAAAATACTTCCGTTTTCAGTAGCTGAAAGCACTTTGTTACCAAAACGGTAATCAACCAGGAAGCTTAAGTTAAATTGTTTATAGTTGAATGTGTTGTTAAAACCACCGTAAATTTTAGGGATGGTTGAGCCCATAGCTTTCAACTCGCCGCGTTGTGGCAATCCGTCACCATCATATACGATGTTACCGGCAGCATCACGTTTGTAATCACTGGCCAGAATTTGCGGACCAGCTAAACCAACTACAAGCGCTGTAATAGCGGTACCTGAACTTGCCGCAGGACGGTAAGTACCAAAGTTTACGTTATTTTCCAAATCATCAGTTGACAGGATCTTGTTCTTAACAAAAGTAAAGTTGAATGACGGCGTCCAGCTGAAGTCTGATTTTCTTACCGGTGTACCATGAATTTCGACCTCTAAACCACGGTTTTGAGTTGAGCCTGTACCGATGTAACGGTTGGTGTAACCGGCCGTCCAGTCAGTTTGAGCATTGATGATCTCATCCTTGGTTTTACGTGAGAAATAAGTAATGTCAAAACCCAATCTGTCACCCCAGAATTTCATCTCTAAACCAGCCTCAAGCTCTTGCAATCTGTATGGTTTCAAAAACAAGTTGGGCAACTGGCTGCTGAAACCCGCAGCAGGTATGCCGTTAATTGAATTGTTCAGATCATAATAAACTGTGTTAGCGTATGGCTTCGCATCAGCGCTTGTTTGCGCATATGATAAACGTACTTTACCTAAATCAAGGCCATTTATCTGATATAATTCAGAGAAGATAAAGCTACCTGCAACAGATGGCGAGAATATACCGGGACCAACTGATTTAGAAATCGAGCTGTAATAGTCATAACGGCCGGTTGTACTCAATACAAAGAAATTCTTGAATGAAAAATCAGCTGAGTAGTACGCAGAATTTACTTGATTAGCAGATAGATCATTATACGGTCCTGAATCTCTCGTTCTAAAGTTTCTTAAACTATAAAAATATGGGATGATAAATCCATTTTGACCGTTGATATAAGTACCGGTAAGATTTGACTTACGAATGTTACCACCAACGCTTAAGTCTAAATCCAACAAGTCTTTAACTAAGTTACGCTTAGCGTTAATTAATACGTCCGCGTTAAACTCTGTAGTTTGCAGGTTGGTTTGATTCATAGTACCGTTATCGTTACGGTAAGCAGTACCTGTTGGCTCAATATCAACCCTTAAATCGTTACTGTTATCATAACCTAAACGGCCTTGAACATATAACCAGTTGGTTAAATCGTACTTTGCAGAAAGTGAAGATATTAAACGATTACGTTTAACATTTTTCTGGAAAAAGTTAGCAGCGAAATATGGGTTAGTAACATAAGTATCATCCGTAAAGGTTAGCTCCTTACCTCCGGTTGTAGTGCCTGGCGAAAGGGTCTTGATATCTTGATTCGGCGCCAGGAAAAGACCGTTGTTCGGGTTACCCGGGCCATCGCTCAAACCCGACCTGTTCTTAGAATTCTCGAGTACATAATTAGCTACCACACTAATATTCAACCTTTTGGTAACTTGCTGGCTACCGTTAAAGTTAAAGGTTTTCCTGTCTAAATAACTGTTTGGTACAATTGAATTGGCACGCAGGTTTGACAGCGATAAACGGAAAGCACCTGTTTCGTTACCACCGGTAAACGAAGCGGTGTTGGTAAAGCTTGGTGCAGTACGGTAAAAATCAATGTAATTAGATACCGGAGAATACGGATGCATTTTACCGTCGATCTGCATTACATCAGATCCATCCATTCTGGTACCCCAGGCAAGGCTACCTGATAAACGGGCCGCATCAAGTGTAGTAGGTTTTACTCCTTGTATACCCTGACCATAAACTTGCTGGAAATCGGTATTATCAACCGCTTTATCAAACTGAACGTTGCTATTAAATTCAATACCAAACTGAGAGTTCTTTTTACCCGATTTGGTAGTAATTAAAATTACACCGTTGGATGCACGTGTACCATATAGAGCCGAAGCGGTCTGTCCTTTCAATACAGTCATTGATTCGATATCGTCAGAGTTGATGTTTGAGATACCATCGCCATAGTCGGCACCGCCCCACTCGCCAGACTGGCCTCTTTGTGTATTATCCATCGGCACACCGTTGATAACATAAAGCGGGCCGCCTGCGGTAAAGCTGGTTAAACCGCGCAATAATA
This Mucilaginibacter defluvii DNA region includes the following protein-coding sequences:
- a CDS encoding SusC/RagA family TonB-linked outer membrane protein translates to MKYFEHPSGVRDKYWLKKASLIFKFSMLAVAATNFSNTVAAAPVSVKKTIAPVAVTGRVVDEKGAPLPGVSVAVKGSTAGTVTDASGKFSINAPDNGTLVFSFIGYQSQEVAVAGKTVINVTLQPSQTDLKEVVVTALGITKEQKKLGYAVTTVNGEALNKAKETNVALSLQGRVAGLSVGGSNGGPGSSARVLLRGLTSFTAGGPLYVINGVPMDNTQRGQSGEWGGADYGDGISNINSDDIESMTVLKGQTASALYGTRASNGVILITTKSGKKNSQFGIEFNSNVQFDKAVDNTDFQQVYGQGIQGVKPTTLDAARLSGSLAWGTRMDGSDVMQIDGKMHPYSPVSNYIDFYRTAPSFTNTASFTGGNETGAFRLSLSNLRANSIVPNSYLDRKTFNFNGSQQVTKRLNISVVANYVLENSKNRSGLSDGPGNPNNGLFLAPNQDIKTLSPGTTTGGKELTFTDDTYVTNPYFAANFFQKNVKRNRLISSLSAKYDLTNWLYVQGRLGYDNSNDLRVDIEPTGTAYRNDNGTMNQTNLQTTEFNADVLINAKRNLVKDLLDLDLSVGGNIRKSNLTGTYINGQNGFIIPYFYSLRNFRTRDSGPYNDLSANQVNSAYYSADFSFKNFFVLSTTGRYDYYSSISKSVGPGIFSPSVAGSFIFSELYQINGLDLGKVRLSYAQTSADAKPYANTVYYDLNNSINGIPAAGFSSQLPNLFLKPYRLQELEAGLEMKFWGDRLGFDITYFSRKTKDEIINAQTDWTAGYTNRYIGTGSTQNRGLEVEIHGTPVRKSDFSWTPSFNFTFVKNKILSTDDLENNVNFGTYRPAASSGTAITALVVGLAGPQILASDYKRDAAGNIVYDGDGLPQRGELKAMGSTIPKIYGGFNNTFNYKQFNLSFLVDYRFGNKVLSATENGSIFRGLNKLTLEGREGGVVGQGVTESGATNTTAAPAQTYYQALSRNVGAVSVLDGSFIKLRQITLGYTFNAAFLRGTPFSSIGVSAVGRNLWTIMRKTKNIDPESGFSADPRYAGIEGTSLPFTRTYGLNVNFKFKN